A stretch of the Nitrosarchaeum sp. genome encodes the following:
- a CDS encoding HAMP domain-containing sensor histidine kinase, whose translation MQFSQSLILGFLIITAISGVIGVISLYQFVTIIDSLKTTVPESIDDFKTKASILESDRLIIYYDEVLTQSARNYAFTHDEKWKLRYFQIEPMLDKLIKEPYGNANNSIFLELNEINIQLVNMEKEAIQLTDEGKYEQAISILESDEYTEQKSLYIDSLKLHAENNNLEYDDGIKSLENTSLLLSSNIDRVTKEGTIVLEIIFPILVFLSIFLGIFFSKRLATPINDLKKSVKQIAAGNFDVNIAAHGPDEIKELIHDFKTMVIELNKIDIMKNDFSAMITHELKTPLVPIIGYVDLLLSKHFGDLNQNQIDRLLRIKNSCIKMQNLVTDILDINGIGTNQLKFNMEINDISLIVKDGIEQLKDEFDKKKITIVESLEKNLMCNCDKDRINQVIINVLSNAIDFCPKQEGRIEVITNRIRNNIHIIIKDNGIGISKENINKIFVKYYQVDTTSTREHGGTGIGLSLSKLIIEKHNGKIWADSNGIDKGSEIHIQIPSI comes from the coding sequence ATGCAATTTTCACAAAGTCTAATTCTAGGATTTCTTATAATTACTGCAATATCAGGAGTCATTGGAGTAATTTCACTATATCAGTTTGTTACAATTATAGATTCACTCAAAACTACAGTACCAGAATCAATTGATGATTTTAAAACTAAAGCGTCGATTTTAGAAAGTGATAGACTGATAATATATTATGACGAAGTTTTAACACAGTCCGCAAGGAATTATGCTTTTACTCATGATGAAAAATGGAAATTAAGATATTTTCAAATTGAACCAATGTTAGATAAACTAATCAAAGAGCCATATGGAAATGCAAACAACAGTATTTTTTTGGAATTAAATGAAATAAATATTCAACTTGTCAACATGGAAAAAGAGGCAATACAATTAACAGATGAAGGAAAATACGAACAAGCCATATCAATTTTGGAAAGCGATGAGTATACCGAGCAAAAATCACTATACATTGATTCATTAAAGCTTCATGCAGAAAATAACAATTTAGAATATGACGATGGTATAAAATCACTAGAAAATACATCATTGTTACTTTCTTCAAACATAGATAGAGTGACAAAAGAAGGTACGATAGTATTAGAGATTATTTTTCCAATTTTGGTGTTTCTGTCTATTTTTCTAGGGATATTTTTTTCAAAAAGACTAGCAACGCCGATAAATGATTTAAAAAAATCGGTAAAACAGATTGCCGCAGGGAATTTTGATGTAAACATTGCAGCGCATGGACCAGATGAGATCAAGGAATTGATACATGACTTTAAGACGATGGTAATAGAATTGAACAAGATTGACATCATGAAAAATGATTTTTCAGCCATGATCACACATGAGTTAAAAACACCACTAGTTCCAATAATCGGATATGTAGATTTACTTTTATCAAAACACTTTGGAGATTTGAATCAAAATCAAATAGATCGACTATTGAGAATAAAGAATAGCTGCATAAAGATGCAAAATCTAGTCACTGATATTCTAGACATTAATGGAATAGGGACAAATCAATTGAAATTCAATATGGAAATAAATGACATATCATTAATTGTCAAAGATGGCATAGAGCAATTAAAAGATGAATTTGATAAAAAGAAAATTACAATTGTAGAGTCATTGGAGAAAAATCTTATGTGTAATTGTGATAAAGATAGAATAAATCAGGTCATAATCAACGTACTAAGCAACGCAATTGATTTTTGTCCAAAGCAAGAAGGCAGAATTGAGGTAATAACAAATAGGATTAGAAACAACATTCACATTATTATCAAAGACAACGGAATAGGTATTTCAAAAGAAAACATAAACAAAATATTTGTAAAATATTACCAAGTAGACACCACATCAACTAGGGAACATGGAGGAACAGGCATAGGTTTGTCACTATCCAAACTTATTATAGAAAAACATAATGGCAAAATTTGGGCAGATTCAAATGGAATAGACAAAGGGTCAGAAATTCACATTCAGATACCTTCCATATGA
- a CDS encoding PEFG-CTERM sorting domain-containing protein codes for MIILIGFVGIAYGDTNCVSICILESSWDGTKYVNPGETYWLKVQIQPSEKLHIKIFYYDDSIVHDKIYTPNDEGIVLVEYTSPKNEDSLSFYRVAMMVENNPLNVAGTIFRIGDTYPTDLIRFSSVPNLQDATSGDTIQLFTESNRWDNPIEPYSKLTLTLINPHGIQVFQKQVTANELGQFTDLFTITEKGFYKLVVEDQKRRNVHIFPLNHDTKKIITAEGKDFEITFGHPTREGIEFSIHNMVFDQQGKSLTAFVENPAEDNVRFDIKIPHEFLDGNMTTIVDGNIRTDIEQKHILGYSSTFFLLPAGNHTVQIIGTSAIPEFESIVLVILAVSILPIVLTRNKSLLK; via the coding sequence TTGATAATTTTGATTGGATTTGTTGGAATTGCTTATGGCGATACAAACTGTGTCTCGATATGTATTCTTGAGTCGTCATGGGATGGAACCAAATATGTGAATCCAGGTGAGACATATTGGCTCAAAGTTCAAATTCAACCAAGTGAAAAATTACATATCAAAATTTTCTATTATGATGATTCCATAGTGCATGATAAGATTTACACTCCTAATGACGAGGGAATTGTTCTAGTAGAGTACACGAGTCCAAAAAATGAAGACTCGTTATCGTTTTATCGAGTTGCAATGATGGTAGAAAATAACCCATTAAATGTAGCAGGAACGATATTTAGAATTGGGGACACATACCCAACTGATCTAATTCGATTTTCGAGCGTTCCAAATTTACAGGATGCAACATCTGGAGATACCATTCAACTTTTTACTGAATCTAATAGGTGGGATAATCCAATTGAACCGTATTCAAAATTAACCCTTACTTTGATAAATCCACACGGTATTCAAGTTTTTCAAAAACAAGTTACCGCAAATGAGTTGGGTCAATTTACGGATTTATTTACCATCACTGAAAAAGGATTTTACAAATTAGTAGTAGAAGATCAAAAAAGAAGAAACGTACACATATTTCCGTTAAATCATGACACTAAAAAAATAATCACTGCTGAAGGAAAAGATTTTGAGATAACTTTTGGTCATCCTACTAGAGAAGGTATAGAGTTTTCAATTCATAATATGGTTTTTGACCAGCAAGGCAAATCATTGACTGCGTTTGTTGAGAATCCAGCTGAAGACAATGTTCGTTTTGATATAAAAATACCTCATGAATTTCTAGATGGCAACATGACTACAATAGTAGATGGAAATATTAGGACAGATATTGAACAAAAACACATCCTAGGTTATTCTTCAACTTTTTTCTTATTACCTGCTGGAAATCACACAGTTCAGATAATAGGCACATCTGCAATTCCAGAGTTTGAATCAATAGTATTGGTGATTTTAGCTGTTTCTATTCTACCAATTGTTCTTACAAGAAATAAATCTCTTTTAAAATAG